In Acipenser ruthenus chromosome 25, fAciRut3.2 maternal haplotype, whole genome shotgun sequence, the sequence cccactttcgtcttggttaggtactctcccgttccacggctcgtgtgtgcacctgttctcactcacccctctagctgattcccgcagctttttaaagctaccgctgttacccgtcatgcaaggtgtgtttgccccgttgttgggaattgtagttcctggtcgttctgtgtctctaacccctttTACACTCTtaatctcactatatatatatatatatatatatatatatatatatatatatatatatatacgcaaaTACTTATCCTCCCTTGAATTTCTATTGCAATTGTTCAATACTGCGATGTATTCTTCTTTTGTTGGCTTTATTAGATACAGATATACAGATTGTATTAATACATTGCATgcacatattttactgaagtgGGAACAGTATTAGTGAAAAAGGGATTGAAATCGTGCACATGGGTCCACGCATAATAATATTGTTAGGCATTGCATTACTAGTTCTGTATGTTATATCACAATGACTAACAAAGAATATTGTATATTcataaaatgtatcatttttttaagCAACTGTAAGCATTTTTGGGGGGAAAAGAATTGTTACCAAGAACAGTAGCTTGCTCAAGTATACTAAAGTAtgctttattaaccctttaaagTCAAAGTTCTTTTGGTAAAATCCTTCCTTTAAGtttgtattttacagtttctttATGGTTTTAATGGTGATTCTGACTGAGTTATTGTTCTGccattgtgtattaaaaaaaatcagaatgtaATAAATCTGAAAactgaaaatgattaaaaaataacactggaaaaaaaaattctacaaaaTGGTATGCTTGAGAGTCAGGGTATAAAAAATGATTCAGTCTGAACCCAATACTAACACTCTGGTAGCCAGTACTGTGAGCTGGTTTCATTAAATCTGGGCTTTAAACTCACCCACACATCATTTGTATTTAGGAGCTTGTTTTTCTTATGTTATGTCTAATGTTATAGGCATGACTCTTAATGTGGTAAAATGACTATAATGAGAGGATATACTGTTTAGGATCAGGACGGAGGGCTAGTTGCTTCAAGTAAAGAATTAGGAACATGTTTGGAACAAACACCTGGACCAGAGCCCTTTTAAAAGGAGATTCACAGCTGGAATGGAACACTCTGCAAACCAAGAGCTTGTTCATAGTGAAGCATCAAGTACCTGCCAACAGAGCACCATCTAGCAGCCCTTATTAAAGTGGGAAAGATTTGCAGTCACGCCCATTGTGACttacattgactttttttttgcatagaaACATTCAGAAGTCGTACATTATGTTTACGAGATTTCAGCAGTGCAAATCCCTTTTGTGACATAACCGCGCGCAGCGTTTTACTATAACTAAAGGTCGtgccaagcaatcctttattggCAAGCTAGAcagaccaaataggaaaaaaaaagtatacggTACGGCGTGTTTAAAGACCtcttcagtgtttgttttcatgTGATACCATTTATTCAACACttcagattattgccatttgactcataaaaactgctttatagttaaattgttttataagcaaggttataaaaaatactgaagctactacaaataataatagaaaaaaacatttgcaataaatacaaaaataaataactaagcaGTTCTTTACACTTATTTTTAACCATTATAATGTATCTATATTATTTCTACCTTTATAAACATGTTATACATTctgagataaaactataataaacttTTCCTCACAGCTTAGTTTTACCTCAGCCATTACCTATTTTTACAGATGTGGTGAAACACTAACGCCCTTCTTGTCGCATTCAGTAacacacatactatatatatGGTCAcgatgtatattttatttaaccctCGAGCGAGCTTGTGCTAAGCACCCGACTTTCCCTTGCGGGTATCTCTTCAATCAAAGTAAAAATGTCAGAAAAAAAGGAAGTTGGGTCTGAAGTTTAAATTCTTGCACGGAACAGACAATAACACACTAGCCTCTAACACTGTGCGTGTGTGCGTTATAACCAGGAGAGAGGCGCGTCGTTTAGTTCATTTCAAAAATACGTTGGAATGGCacatttcaaaaataaagaaatattccCTCTTAGTGACCTCTCTAACCATGTAATTGAAGAGTTTTGCAAATTAATGGACTGCCTGCAAGACAGAGACTGGAGGAAGTTTGGTAAGTGGGACCTTTGGAATTGTATAGTCTTGTTTTTACAGAATTGTACTGTAGTTTGAAGTAAGTTAATGTGCATGCAATGTTTGATTTGATAACTGAATACAAACCAAAGTGAGCAATAGTTGCGGGATGGtggtataaataaatgttttcctttttttgagaAAGATAAGCCTTAACTAAGTTgccttacattaaaaaaaaattagaaatacaAGTATAATGTTAAGTGTAGtgcattgttctgtttttttaattaaatggcgCAAAAAGAGAACATTTCTACAATTTGAACAGCTTAGAGCTGTCTTTAGTTTGAAAGAGTTGATGACCAATGGCTGTGAATTGTGCAGCAACGATTGGATACATGGTATTTAAGTCTTGATGTCATGAAGTAAGCAAATGAGGCATTGGTATGTTATCTTACTGTAAATCAGTCAATTTAATATACTTTATTATGTGGAATATCTTATTATGTTTACATgtaaaagtgtgacatacagacagacagatgcagagACAGAAAGAACCCTCCATgtatccccacaatctgatatTCCCAAATAACATgctctaaataatgttaatgccaagTCTCATCACAATTTAATAAGCAGTTTTCCttatatatgcaaaaatgtaagtatgACATACAGTAGATGGAtacatgtacagacagacagacaccccttatatccccagaatctaataCTCTAAATAACATgctctaaataatgttaataccaagcgTCATGACAACTGGGTAAGCAGGTttccatatatacagtatattcaaaaaTGGGGCATCTGTACATAACAACCAAAGGCCTTGGGAGTATGAAGCAAAGGGACTGGAAGAGAGATATTAAACTGGTCCATATCTGAAGCACATGGCAAGCATGCTGATTGTCATGTAACTCTTCTAGCGTCCTGCATCGTGTGTGACCAGACAGAGCTACGCATCATCCAGTCTGTAGAGAAGACTGGGAGGAGTCGGACCAGAGAGCTGCTGTGGTGGTGGGGCGTCAGGACTGGGTCTGTTCAGCAGCTCCTGGAGATCCTGTACCAGCTTGAGCTTTACAGACCAGCCAAGCTGCTAACGGCAGGTGAGAGCATTACTGAGGAAGGCAGCTGCATAGTGCACCATACAAAGGTGCATCTAGGGTCCGAAAGACTTTCTGTTTTTCAGTAGTTTCTCAATATCACCTGTAGAATGCGAGAAGCATACATCCCCTGCCACGGCTGTGAATTCAAAatgagagctatcagtatgatgagaAAGAACACCCGCCTACATCCACTTCGTAGAGGGTTTCGTGCCTGGTAGGGGGTAAAAACAGTACTGAAGATGCGGTCATAAGACTTCACTAACCATTTAAGCTtcagtaataaaaacatttatgatTTAACATACTGGGAATGCCCTTATAAACGCTTACCACAGTAAAAACCACtccaaagtataataaagcatagggaagcattgtaaataatagcaaggtatggtaaagcatattcataaatatgacaaaccagggtaagctatggtaaatgcatagttcaaccatgggaaaagcatggcaaaactgtaCCAATACATcctggtaaacttttatgagggcGTAACCAACCCTCCGTGACTATTTTATACATCGTTTTGTGTATAATACTGTTATGTGAAAGGCCTTTAACTGTATATGGAAAAGACAGCAGAAGAATGAATGACTGTGAAATGAACACTGCCTAGCACACTGTTCAGTTACTCCTATGTAAACACTCAGGCTAACACCTATGTTTGGCCTGCATATCTTTGACAAtggcacatttttttaaaggtataaACTCTGTACTATTAACACCTCTGCTTACAATGCTATATTTAAACTGCTGCATCCCGGCACCCTGATTACAGGGGACCACTGGAATGAGTTTGAACGAGAGCACTTGAAATGATACAAACCAGGAGGCAGCAGCAACTGTTCATCAATAGCATATCTGCTTATTCAAAAGTATAGAATCCAAGCAATGAACCAAAAGATCTGAAACCAAGGGAACCAGTAATAATAAAGCTAAAGCCCTCCTTCAGTTATGCACATGTCTTTAAATACTGTACCTTTCTAGCTTAAATTTAGAGACACTCCCAGGTAGAACATAGAGATCCTGTGAATAATATCAGTAGAATGAATTCAGCTGCTTTCCCAGACAGTGACACAGTACAGTGCAGAACATGTAAGTCCAATACTTGATAACACTATACTGCTGCTGTCCATTCACTGAATATCTTGTACTATAGCAAACAGCTCTAAAAGTTATACCGCTTTTTGACTTTTATTAGGATCTCAGCACAATAAAGCATTGTCTGATTTGGAAAAAATAGGTGTTAGaaaattttaaatgaaaaataagcaATTTTACACCAAAATAAACCTTAAGGACACAAACAGATTTCTAAATCGGTGCCCAAAATTGCAATTTGCTATTGAAATGTTGTTTTCTATCTAACAGATTCTATTGTGTGGATGTTCACAGAGCATATAGTACTGGATGAATCAGCAGCCTGCGATCGATGGTCTTTATTAAGGAAGTCTGTCATTACCGCCCCACCACAGTTCCATTTCCTCTGTACAGAGTACTCATTTGGTGCAGCTGCACGTTTTCATTGTCGCCTTTCTGACATTAGCATGATATTTGTTAATATAAGCGCAACACAATTTATGATCACGGCAAATGCTGTTTGTCTCTGATGTACTGTAAATGGTCTGTACTGCATTATTGTCTTATGGACATAAATAGATTCAGGCCAAACTGCAAAATATGAGCaagagacaaaaaatatatagaggAAGAGAGATTAAAGACAGGATCTTGAGCTGCTTCCTCAGTTCTGGAGAAATGGGAATAGAAATAAAGAACACTTTTCTAGCAGCAGGCTATGAGGTAATGGGGTGgggtaatgggggggggggggcggtttcGATAACTCCattgttaatcaacaaatcggtatgtagcattgactGTTAATTTACGATATAATGTTAGTATTAACGAGCAGTGATTCTTGCTGTTTCTTTGTTTACGTGGGAATTAAAAaggaaatccatgttaattgtcatcatttatcaggagttaatttgcacttggaaaaggaggattttaattaatgaaagagaATATAACACACCTTGAAACAGATATGTAACAGACCGCAGCTTTgacgccgacgatacagagagagagtgtggaccagggttaatttcttacagactacctaggtaattcaatatttgtagttctgaaaatatttaagccttttctatacttgtggttatgaatgggatttattcacatgttttaaccatttgtaaccttacggatcGTTTGTTGTATTACTAAAATGATCTAccattatttgcacccagtgtattGTTACAGAAATTATCAATGCCTGTAGgctatctgaactctggatatgtacattatatgacagctgacctctactgtggattttattttaattatacaagtgttgagattttattttaattatattatgtTGAGTatataatgaaatcttggtatagaaaacgacATAGATATTACAATACAGTTTCCTTACAGGCAACAggtcattgacatggattttgcctaaatgtattgGTAACGTTGTTAAGACTCCCCCctcactttatgtacaatgtacactttcaccttcacacagTTGTATGCAtagaaaatgttcttataatactgtaagtgtttggtggctacagctaatcatgttgagtttatttatcgcggaAGCGTAACCTACCAGAGAAAATACATtcaacatgattagaggaattcaccgaacaattataaacaaattgtgtagtGAGTTAgcgagttctatcgtaattttaaaagcttaataaatatataatgaagtgttacatacatggtatacatgtataataactaacaactacaaacacaaatggatcaaacgtatttatttatagcctatgGGTTTTACTTTCATACAACTAAAATGAGTCTGGATATATTTCTTTTTCCATTTTTCATTTAAACCTTGTTGAATGTGCTGTTAAATGATACAAAGCAAATCAAGCGCTGTGCATGTCTTCCATTGGGCCATCCTCTTTCTAATGAAGTAGTTATTCTTACAATAAAAATAAGCTTTGACTATGATCCTTTAATAAACATAAAAACCGCAGCTGACACACATAGCTTCCTGTTTTTGGTGGGTGTACTGCATTTCATAAAGCTGTGGTTTAAAATCAGAGTTGCATGTTTCCTAATCTAAAACCGTCACTTTCCCCTAGATGAAATAGCTGGCTTCAGAGGAGCTAGGGATTTGATACAGCAGACTatgtctcctggaaccaggttttgagccactgttcctgaaaaagtggctttgagttccctcagctttagaaagTCTGCTGAGGCCTAAACAGAGCTGTTATTTATTGGAAGGGATAAGGGTACCAGTTGTTGTTCTATGCTGCTTTAAAAACACAATGATGTAGCTGTAGGCAGCAGATGAGGATTCAAAGAAATATGAAACGAGTCATTTGTTTATCCTGATATTTGCCTGCTACCGCTAATGTCACTCTCCCATCTCACTCCTCCCTAGATGGGGTCAGAAGAAGTCCCGTGTCAGGGTTCAGTGTGTACTCAGGCACAAAACTGCCAAGTCAAGGTAAACATGTTTGTCAGACACATATTTATTGACAGGGGCATACAGTCACCTGCACCTATGTTATTGTATCTATGTTATTGTATGTTTCATCATGAAAGGCGCTGTAGAAATCTTGTTTATATTACTTGTAAATACAGACACAGTTGTGTATTTGCATTGTAGGGTGTTATAATGACTTCTCCACCTAAATAAGCTCCGTCTTTGTGCAGTTAGTAGACTGTGGAAAAATATCTGATGACAGAGGAACATAGGATGGTCTTTTAAGACCTGCTTGGATAGGAATCTGTAATAATGTTTGttgaatatatttacattttataacaatacaaatatgcattcattaaaaagttacgtttatttatttatttataatttcagAAAAATGTGTTTCCTCCTTACCTGGTCCACCCCCTATTCCTGTTCACCTCATGTCAGCAACGCAAAGTGGTCATGTGACTTGTGGGAAGAGAGACCAACAGGTAAGACTTCCAATGTCCTTAGGAGAAAGTGTCTTTCTTACCTTTGAACAGAAGCTCTGTTGCGCTCAACCCCACACTTAGCCCCCTTGGTCCTGTACAGTGTCATGGTGGTTCCTTCAGCACACTCCAGTTCCAGCCCTGCTGTCACCAGACTTGAACCATATCACACACAGGCAACGAGCAGGAGACAGTCATTGGAGTTGGGAGGTGGGGTTGGGATAGCTCCTGAACACATTAGCCTTCAGCTCTTCTTTTGTATTATAGGAAGGTGCTTTAATTCAACAAGAGACAGCCAGGGAGTGTTCTGGTCTAAACTGCTGGTCGTTTGAAGATATTAAGAAAGCCACCAACAACTTCAGTATTGATCAGATAATCGGTTCAGGAGTGTTTGGAGATGTTTACAGAGGGGTTGAAGCTAATAACCAATATGCCTTCAGGAAACTGCACGAGGCAAGTATACTGTGCTAAAGCAATATTGTGGATAGAAGTTTCCAAAAATAATGAGCAATTTGTTACTTAAATgagcaattgtgttttttttcttaatataaagTTACTGCACTGTAAGCTCCCTTGCGGCAATAGGTTTCAAGTCAAGCATACGcaaggacacttttttttttctttaaacattttCAAGCAACATATCATATTCTTTACTTTTCACATTGAACAGACATGCCCTGTCAGTGTACATATTGTACTTGATTTCTCCTccagcagctgatgagttaataacactgGCATCAGCGTAAGACATGTGCCTACCTTCCCACTACAGAGCTGGCGCTACAGTTGAACGGACGTTCATCTTTGAACTGTGAGGTCACCATTTCGCATCCAGCCCGtctctccattcaattcaatggctAAGACGCCAATTCATTACATTATCAATACAAAGATTTATTTTAGCAGCATGCCATCTTCTGTGGATTTAGTCACTCCTGATTGACCAAAAAAGGAAAACGTTTCTGAAAACGTGTTTTTCACAGTCGAAAGGTGGGTCGACTCTGGACTCTGGAAACACAGAAACATCCACCATATTTGCTGGGttttagtaaaaaaacaaaagaaacatataattgGCAATTCTAAAAAGATTTAGTGCTACGTTCTTCAAATGTTCCATTACTGTACTAATGtatgtcatttgtcatttctgttTTTGATAGAGTGGTGGGGTGTACAGAAGAACTTTGGAGAAATGTTTCTGTACAGAGATATGTATCCTCTCTAAGTAAGTATGCTATGTCAGCAGCTACACCCAACATAAAATAATTGTTGAATAGTATAATCATTACGCAGTAATCAAATTTCACCCTATCTTACTGTAgccaatagaaaatatgtttgttACAGCAACATAACAGATAAAAAGACAAATAGTTTATTTCAGTGTTGACCTCCAGGCAAACTGGgcatctcttcataaaaggctaaaaaatatttacatgtatAGTTTTCAAACAACCTTGGAATGCACAGGAAACTGGCAACACAAAGCTGGAAGCATTGTTTGTGATTCCAAGAGCAAACTGCATTGCACTGTATAATGTTGGATTATTGCATATTGCAGCAGCTTTCATCAATGTTTTATCGAATATGCTTTGATGTTGAATCTGTGGGATTCTTAAGACCCGACTTAACAAAGTTCTggtgggatcaatcagctactgacCTCCTCTCTTTGTAAATATTCATATGTTCTTCTGTTGAGTGTCAATGTGCCAATATCTTTGGACTTGAAAAACTTTGATTTGGTAACACAGATTCCTTCTAGATTATCAGACATGGGTGTatgttttaaagcattttactCCAATCATTAACTCAGCACTTACTAAAGAAAGGCTTACATtacgtgtctctaattactgtgtatttacagagtagttacttagtaaatgtgtacttacacgtaattacaatgttattatgcatagttacagtgtacttaatgtgtacatcttttttgcatgatataaccctagccctaaacctaattccaaacctaacccttttctgatacaattgtgcacttacatatatcgtgtaaaaagatttacacgtttTGTACATTGtaaaaatgcataataacattgcagttatgtgtaagtacacctgtatttaccATGTAACTACtgtactttgtaaatacacagcaattagagacacttaacgTAAAGTGTTATGACTAACtaccctaaaataaaaaaaaattttagtGGCTTACATTGAACataatgaaatacaaatgtaGATATTattttactggtctgctgttatACTGCATTATAGAGCAGAGTGGCGGTTCCTAGACCTGAATACAGGTCTGAAATATTGAAAGAGTTTATTAAAAACTTCCTAGATCGTCTCAATCGCTCGGGTGCTGTAAAGTTATTATCTTACAGTTAAGTGCCACGAAATTTAACTAGGCCTCAGAAAATtactagaataaaaaaaaaattgttgcaaTCTGTTTGGACAGCGCTAAaagctttgttgtttttgttgtttagtaCTGACTTATTGGAAACATAAAACCTTTATTTGCAGATATCACCACAGTAACATTTTGGAGTTGGTGGCTTGTTGCATTGACAATGGCTCATATTGCTTGATTTACCAGTTCATGGAAAACGGATCTCTGCAAGACAGGCTGCAGTTAATTGTAAGTAAGAAGTGTACAGAATACACAGTGCATGCAGCTTACACAGTCAGGACAAGCATGATAAAAACAAACGAGATTCTGTGCTGTCAGACATGCAAGTTATTTCATTTGTGTCTTTACAGAATGGCAGCCCCCCTATTTCTTGGGAGTCCCGCATTAGCATAGCTGTGGGGATTGCCCATGCCCTTGTCTTTTTACACTCAAAGGAGATCATCCATGGCAACATAAAAAGGTAACGTGTTCCTCCACTAAAACTACAATGCAGCAAGCTTTCTGAATGCATTCTTATCATGTAATATGGGGAAGCATTACATTTCAACttatacagttttgtttaaatgtcaGTGTATTGCTATCCTTGAGTATTTAGTTGTCTGCACTTCAGATGATTTTAAGGAGCAAAATGTTTCACAAGAGCAGTGATATCCCAAAATATGATTCATTTTCTAGGAATAATGTACAACaaggtgacacacacacacacagacacacacacgcacacttttACTGCCTGTTCAAAGCCCTGGTTTCTGTTTGGAATATATAATAGAATACTTCTGTGTGGTGTTTGCAAACACAGTCCCatgtctctctctcaatctctttacatttttttacagtcacatatccattttacttcacGCTTTTTAATAAGGGGttaatgaagaacaaatatcctACCCAGTTATTTTGTACTGATAACAAATGAAGAAGATTTAAGATGTCCATCTGCATTACTTGTTTTTAGGagagatttgtttaaaatgtgttcaagCACAGTTAGGAACAAGAACA encodes:
- the LOC117411730 gene encoding interleukin-1 receptor-associated kinase-like 2 isoform X2, producing the protein MAHFKNKEIFPLSDLSNHVIEEFCKLMDCLQDRDWRKFASCIVCDQTELRIIQSVEKTGRSRTRELLWWWGVRTGSVQQLLEILYQLELYRPAKLLTADGVRRSPVSGFSVYSGTKLPSQEKCVSSLPGPPPIPVHLMSATQSGHVTCGKRDQQEGALIQQETARECSGLNCWSFEDIKKATNNFSIDQIIGSGVFGDVYRGVEANNQYAFRKLHEASILC